A single genomic interval of Nostoc commune NIES-4072 harbors:
- a CDS encoding NB-ARC domain-containing protein gives MSEISEDFLLALAQERSVSSSELEVLLYAVQDKSPNAIAKELGISAEAVRKRLSEVYKKFQVSGSGPGKLTKLQQVIESEYRASSVTMKPIVNNHQDWGEAPSIRDVFYGREAELSKLKKWIVDDSCRLVALLGMGGIGKTTLSVKLSDEVQDNFEYFIWRSLRNAPPIQEMLANLILFVSDKKETDLPKTVDGRVTLLINYLRERRSLLVLDNAETIMQGGDACGKDFALAVGHYREGYEGYGELLRRVGEEPHISCLVLTSREKPKEFAPLEGEASPVRTLSLPGLGKIEGREVLKDKGLFGSDQEWAKLVRHYSGNPLALKLVSEPIRELFGGDIAAFLNEGEIIFGDTRNLLDQQFERLSELEKEVMYWLAIKREFVSLEELLNDIVRPMPKRRLLEALESLRRRSLIENSTALFTLQPVVMEYMTEVLIEKVSQEITTGETALFMSHALIEATAKDYIRNTQINFILKPVLDRLKSSFRIPANIEYKLKEFLLKLPKKLLPEAGYAVGNVLNLLCQLQIDLSNYDFSHLTVWQAYLQDVNLHHVNFAGSDLAKSVFAETLGSISSVAFSPDGKLLAIASVDGKTYLWQVVDGDGKSLLTLTGHISPVWSVAFSPDGQMASGSDDQTVKLWDIHDGKCLQTLQEHSDRVRSVAFSPDGQTLASGSEDQTVKLWDVRNGKCLQTLQGHTNWVWSVAFSPDGQTLASSSDDQTVKLWDVRNGKCLQTLQGHTNWVRSVAFSPDGQTLASGSDDQTVKLWDIRNQKCLQTLQGHSSRVWSVAFSPDGQTLASGSDDQTVKLWEWDVRNAKCLKTLQGNTNRVWSVAFSLEGHILASGSDDQTVKLWDIRNGKCLQTLQGHTNWVRSVAFSADGQTLASGSEDKTVKLWDVRNGKCFQTLSGHTSRVWSVAFSPDGQTLASGSDDQIVKLWNVSNGKCLQTLLGHTSRVWSVAFSPDGQTLASGSEDQTVKLWDVSNGKCLQILQGHTNWVWSVAFSPDGHTLASASEDQTVKLWDVRNGKCLQTLQGYTNRVRSVAFSPDGQILASASEDQTVKLWDVRDGKCLKTLQGHTHWVWSVAFSPNGQTLASGSQDETIRLWDVLTGECLKTLRSPRPYEGMNITGVTGLTAAQLMTLKALGAVEDGEQK, from the coding sequence ATGAGTGAGATTTCCGAAGACTTTCTTTTGGCTTTAGCCCAAGAACGGAGTGTGTCTAGCAGTGAGCTAGAGGTGTTGTTATATGCCGTTCAAGACAAATCGCCAAATGCGATCGCCAAAGAATTGGGTATCAGCGCCGAGGCAGTACGCAAAAGATTGAGCGAGGTTTATAAGAAATTCCAAGTTAGTGGCAGTGGCCCTGGGAAGCTCACCAAGTTACAGCAAGTTATTGAAAGTGAGTATCGTGCATCTTCAGTTACGATGAAACCCATTGTCAACAATCACCAAGATTGGGGCGAAGCACCTAGTATTCGTGATGTCTTCTATGGAAGGGAAGCAGAACTGTCTAAGCTCAAGAAGTGGATTGTTGATGATAGCTGCCGATTAGTAGCACTATTAGGCATGGGAGGAATTGGCAAAACCACTTTGTCTGTGAAGCTATCAGACGAGGTTCAGGATAATTTTGAGTACTTTATTTGGCGAAGTCTCCGCAATGCTCCACCCATCCAAGAGATGTTAGCGAACCTGATTCTATTTGTATCTGATAAGAAGGAAACCGATTTACCAAAAACTGTAGACGGTCGAGTTACACTGCTAATTAATTATTTAAGAGAGCGTCGAAGTCTTTTGGTACTGGATAATGCCGAGACGATTATGCAAGGAGGGGATGCTTGCGGCAAGGATTTCGCCTTAGCGGTGGGGCATTATAGAGAAGGATATGAGGGTTATGGCGAGTTGCTCAGACGGGTGGGAGAAGAACCTCATATTAGTTGCTTAGTGTTAACTTCTCGAGAAAAACCAAAAGAATTTGCACCTCTAGAAGGAGAAGCATCACCAGTCAGAACGCTATCATTACCTGGCTTGGGAAAAATAGAAGGACGAGAAGTTCTCAAAGATAAAGGCTTGTTTGGATCAGATCAAGAATGGGCAAAGCTAGTAAGGCATTATTCAGGCAACCCCTTGGCATTAAAACTAGTTTCTGAGCCGATTCGTGAGTTATTTGGCGGTGATATCGCTGCCTTTTTAAATGAAGGTGAGATAATTTTTGGTGACACCCGTAATTTATTAGATCAGCAGTTTGAGCGTTTGTCAGAGCTAGAGAAAGAAGTTATGTACTGGCTGGCCATTAAGCGTGAGTTTGTTTCCCTAGAGGAGTTGTTAAATGATATTGTGCGACCAATGCCAAAAAGGCGGTTACTGGAGGCTTTAGAATCGCTAAGACGGCGATCGCTAATAGAGAACAGTACTGCACTATTCACACTTCAACCTGTAGTTATGGAGTACATGACTGAGGTATTGATTGAAAAGGTTAGTCAAGAAATTACAACGGGTGAAACTGCACTATTCATGAGTCATGCTCTAATTGAAGCCACTGCGAAAGATTATATTAGAAATACTCAAATCAACTTTATACTTAAGCCAGTTTTAGATAGGTTGAAAAGTAGTTTTAGAATTCCTGCAAATATTGAGTACAAGCTAAAAGAATTTTTATTGAAACTACCAAAAAAACTTCTGCCGGAAGCAGGATATGCAGTTGGAAACGTTTTGAATCTACTTTGTCAACTACAAATTGATTTGAGCAACTATGACTTTTCTCATCTGACTGTTTGGCAAGCTTACTTACAAGATGTAAATTTGCATCATGTAAATTTTGCTGGCTCCGACTTAGCTAAATCTGTTTTTGCTGAAACCTTGGGTAGTATTTCGTCGGTGGCATTTAGCCCTGATGGAAAACTTCTGGCTATAGCAAGTGTTGATGGTAAAACTTACTTATGGCAAGTTGTAGATGGAGATGGTAAATCACTTTTGACCTTGACAGGACATATCAGCCCAGTATGGTCAGTTGCTTTTAGTCCCGATGGTCAAATGGCTAGTGGCAGTGACGACCAAACGGTGAAATTATGGGACATCCATGATGGAAAATGCCTCCAAACCTTGCAAGAGCATAGCGATCGGGTACGGTCAGTTGCCTTCAGTCCCGATGGTCAAACTTTGGCTAGTGGCAGTGAAGATCAAACGGTAAAATTATGGGATGTTCGTAATGGGAAGTGCCTCCAAACCTTGCAAGGGCATACCAATTGGGTATGGTCAGTTGCTTTTAGTCCCGATGGTCAAACTCTGGCTAGCAGCAGTGACGACCAAACGGTGAAATTATGGGATGTTCGTAATGGGAAATGCCTCCAAACCTTACAGGGTCATACTAATTGGGTGCGATCGGTTGCCTTTAGTCCCGATGGTCAAACTCTGGCTAGCGGCAGTGACGACCAAACGGTGAAGTTATGGGATATCCGTAACCAGAAGTGCCTGCAAACTTTGCAAGGGCATAGCAGCCGAGTATGGTCAGTTGCTTTTAGTCCCGATGGTCAAACTCTGGCTAGCGGCAGTGACGACCAAACGGTGAAGTTATGGGAATGGGATGTCCGTAACGCTAAGTGTCTCAAAACTTTGCAGGGGAATACTAATCGGGTATGGTCAGTCGCTTTTAGCCTTGAGGGACACATCTTGGCCAGTGGCAGTGACGACCAAACGGTGAAATTATGGGACATCCGTAATGGGAAGTGCCTCCAAACTTTGCAAGGGCATACCAATTGGGTTCGGTCAGTTGCTTTTAGTGCCGATGGTCAAACTCTGGCTAGTGGCAGTGAAGATAAAACGGTGAAGTTATGGGATGTTCGTAATGGGAAGTGCTTCCAAACTTTGTCAGGGCACACCAGTCGAGTATGGTCAGTTGCTTTCAGTCCCGATGGTCAAACTTTAGCTAGTGGCAGTGACGACCAAATAGTGAAATTATGGAATGTCTCTAATGGGAAATGCCTCCAAACTTTGTTAGGGCATACCAGTCGAGTATGGTCAGTTGCTTTTAGTCCCGATGGTCAAACTTTAGCTAGTGGCAGTGAAGATCAAACGGTGAAGTTATGGGATGTCTCTAATGGGAAGTGCCTTCAAATTTTGCAAGGGCATACTAATTGGGTATGGTCAGTTGCTTTCAGTCCTGACGGCCACACTTTAGCTAGCGCCAGTGAAGACCAAACAGTGAAATTATGGGATGTTCGTAATGGGAAATGCCTGCAAACTTTGCAAGGATATACCAATCGGGTACGGTCAGTTGCTTTTAGTCCTGATGGTCAAATTCTGGCTAGCGCCAGTGAAGACCAAACGGTGAAGTTATGGGATGTCCGTGATGGAAAGTGCCTTAAAACCTTACAAGGGCATACTCATTGGGTATGGTCAGTTGCTTTTAGTCCTAATGGTCAAACTCTGGCTAGTGGTAGCCAAGATGAAACGATTAGGCTTTGGGATGTATTGACGGGTGAGTGCCTAAAAACACTGCGATCGCCAAGACCCTACGAAGGAATGAATATCACAGGAGTTACAGGGTTAACCGCAGCGCAGTTAATGACGCTAAAAGCTTTAGGCGCGGTGGAAGATGGAGAGCAAAAATAA
- the tnpA gene encoding IS200/IS605 family transposase, translating into MDNDIKLKTRSNSAFRLIYHLVLVTKFRRKSLTAEILTRMKSIINELLFKWECELIEFGGEADHLHLLIETHPSVDLSKLVNNIKTVTSRKLRSEFSQHLKKFYWAEKPQFWSGSYALISVGAQAPLDKLIEYVHNQEKPE; encoded by the coding sequence ATGGATAATGATATCAAGCTAAAAACCCGTTCTAACAGTGCTTTTAGACTCATCTATCATTTAGTTCTGGTAACTAAATTCCGTCGCAAATCTTTAACGGCGGAAATACTCACCAGGATGAAATCAATCATCAATGAATTACTGTTTAAATGGGAATGTGAGTTAATTGAGTTTGGTGGAGAAGCAGATCATCTGCATCTGTTGATTGAGACTCATCCCAGTGTTGACTTATCTAAATTAGTAAATAATATAAAAACTGTAACTTCTCGGAAGTTACGCTCTGAATTTTCTCAACATCTAAAAAAGTTTTATTGGGCAGAAAAACCTCAGTTTTGGTCTGGTTCTTATGCGTTAATTAGTGTTGGCGCACAAGCACCACTGGATAAACTTATAGAATATGTGCACAACCAAGAGAAACCAGAATGA
- a CDS encoding IS200/IS605 family accessory protein TnpB-related protein, which produces MPVQIKKVDTEDSDFVCSVDMGINNAATVSIVGKNGTVKARKFINPARDIDRRNQRRMMIRKKSSQTANLTKRKLPTGFCKGLYRKSANINLEISRKVMRDIVEFAKTHNVKVIVFENLSGWKAKAGRKGSLQKQKFHLWCHCKIVELTQQRWNELGGKIIFINPKYTSAYAFDGSGKVRRSKIKTIRNSQFAIRNYVL; this is translated from the coding sequence ATGCCCGTTCAAATTAAGAAGGTTGATACAGAAGACTCTGATTTTGTATGCAGTGTTGATATGGGCATTAACAATGCTGCTACAGTCTCAATTGTTGGTAAAAACGGTACTGTAAAGGCAAGGAAGTTCATTAACCCTGCCAGAGACATAGACCGCAGAAATCAACGTAGAATGATGATTAGGAAGAAATCATCACAAACAGCTAATCTAACAAAACGAAAACTACCTACTGGTTTTTGCAAAGGACTTTACCGCAAGTCAGCCAACATCAATTTAGAAATATCTCGTAAGGTTATGAGAGACATTGTGGAGTTTGCGAAAACTCACAATGTTAAAGTAATTGTGTTTGAGAATTTATCTGGATGGAAAGCTAAGGCAGGTAGAAAGGGTTCTCTGCAAAAGCAAAAATTCCATCTTTGGTGTCACTGTAAAATAGTTGAGTTGACACAACAAAGATGGAATGAATTGGGAGGTAAAATAATTTTTATTAACCCTAAATACACCAGTGCTTACGCTTTTGATGGAAGTGGTAAGGTTAGAAGGAGTAAGATTAAAACAATTCGCAATTCGCAATTCGCAATTCGCAATTACGTTTTGTAA
- the def gene encoding peptide deformylase, protein MPSEIAVEKKKLKNPPLELHYLGDRVLRQAAKRVAKIDDELRQVVREMLQTMYSKDGIGLAAPQVGIHKQLIVIDLEPENAANQPLVLINPTIKQVSRDISVAQEGCLSIPNVYLDVKRPEVVEIAYKDEYGRPRTLKANDLLGRCIQHEMDHLNGVVFVDRVENSLTLAQELSKNGFSYQAVKPIK, encoded by the coding sequence ATGCCTTCTGAAATTGCTGTAGAGAAAAAAAAGTTAAAAAATCCACCTTTGGAGCTTCATTATTTAGGCGATCGCGTCCTACGTCAAGCTGCAAAGCGAGTTGCAAAAATAGATGACGAACTCCGCCAAGTAGTGCGCGAAATGTTGCAAACTATGTATAGCAAAGATGGCATTGGTTTGGCTGCACCCCAAGTGGGAATTCACAAACAACTAATTGTCATCGACCTGGAACCAGAGAATGCAGCTAATCAGCCCTTGGTGCTAATTAACCCCACCATTAAACAAGTAAGCCGCGACATCTCCGTAGCCCAAGAAGGATGCTTGAGTATCCCCAACGTATATCTAGACGTAAAGCGCCCCGAAGTCGTAGAAATTGCCTATAAAGACGAATACGGTCGTCCCCGGACATTAAAGGCTAACGACCTACTAGGACGCTGCATTCAGCACGAGATGGATCACCTTAACGGCGTGGTATTTGTAGACCGTGTGGAAAACTCCTTGACTTTAGCCCAGGAGCTATCTAAGAATGGCTTCTCGTATCAAGCGGTGAAACCAATAAAATAG
- a CDS encoding PD-(D/E)XK nuclease family protein — protein sequence MLSTPIQLLRLSQGQLNLLETCPRKFQHTYLEQLNSPSNPEQEERQTLGSRFHLLMQQREMGLPIDSFLQADAKLQSWMLAFADAAPEILTPASDNQTFRESEHYRTLQVQDYLLTVVYDLLIADNQQAQILDWKTYPKPPNKRKLESNWQTRLYLYVLAETSDYLPENISMTYWFVQSEGKPQNIKFNYNTVQHTQIAKKLNQLLSQLTIWLENYQNNQQFPQVVEGSKTCDYCQFAKRCDAYGGKPRTQVTEEPVKDSLTHFDSIQEVSLNPIL from the coding sequence ATGCTGTCAACTCCCATTCAACTACTGCGACTGTCTCAAGGACAACTTAACTTACTAGAAACTTGTCCGCGTAAATTCCAACACACTTACCTAGAACAACTCAATTCGCCCTCAAATCCAGAACAAGAAGAACGCCAAACTTTGGGTAGTCGCTTTCACTTGTTAATGCAGCAGCGAGAAATGGGTCTGCCAATTGATAGTTTCCTGCAAGCAGATGCTAAACTGCAAAGCTGGATGCTAGCTTTTGCTGATGCAGCCCCAGAAATTTTAACGCCTGCATCTGATAATCAAACTTTCCGTGAGAGTGAACACTACCGAACTCTGCAAGTTCAGGATTATTTGCTGACGGTTGTCTATGATTTATTAATTGCAGATAACCAACAAGCGCAAATTCTCGACTGGAAAACTTATCCTAAACCACCCAATAAACGCAAGTTAGAATCCAACTGGCAAACACGGCTTTATCTATATGTATTGGCAGAAACTAGCGACTATTTGCCAGAAAATATTTCGATGACTTACTGGTTTGTCCAATCTGAAGGAAAACCACAAAATATTAAATTTAATTACAATACTGTTCAACATACACAAATAGCAAAGAAACTTAATCAACTATTAAGCCAGTTAACTATTTGGCTGGAAAATTACCAAAATAACCAGCAGTTTCCTCAAGTTGTCGAGGGTAGCAAAACCTGTGATTATTGTCAGTTTGCTAAAAGGTGCGATGCCTACGGCGGTAAACCACGCACACAAGTTACTGAAGAACCAGTGAAAGATTCGTTAACACATTTTGATAGCATTCAAGAAGTCTCACTAAACCCTATACTTTAG
- a CDS encoding Mo-dependent nitrogenase C-terminal domain-containing protein gives MNFLTKANLDNNLLSQIRYQLESIEIRDYHLAKLLCKVIPSNCPFERTVTVFGRILFQIPPLCKINPLYEQIVGLRFKSLLYLVNECGEDARKYC, from the coding sequence ATGAACTTCTTAACTAAAGCCAATTTGGATAATAACTTATTAAGTCAGATCCGATATCAACTTGAGTCTATAGAAATACGTGATTATCATCTAGCCAAACTATTGTGCAAAGTAATTCCCTCAAATTGCCCTTTTGAAAGAACTGTTACAGTTTTCGGTCGGATTCTATTCCAAATTCCACCTTTGTGTAAAATTAACCCCCTCTATGAACAAATAGTTGGTCTTCGTTTTAAGTCTTTATTATATTTAGTCAATGAATGTGGTGAGGATGCAAGAAAATATTGCTAA